Proteins from one Calditrichota bacterium genomic window:
- a CDS encoding IPT/TIG domain-containing protein translates to MRNLIHVLFVLFSFIVFSCEEKQDNEVWPPNYSAEEPRPVITKIYPDPATSDQNAVSFAGVGIVYIEGQNFSSTVNGNRVHFDGKLGETLEASTTLLKVRMSNVWGDSVKVHVNSAGAILYADYNGQHYYSPFRAKNAVPTYFAIDQDIDVSGLAVDANENVYVLTLEKKILKISHPDSPAVEYGDAIFIVTPCMRIGPDSLIYMTRGTKSLYTVAEGGKTKKLISYNNNVAQIDFDENKNLFAGGKGETLEVLKNSDGTDETVAEYPGYTITALRVYDGYVYAAMKYNRLPGVDIDYDSTAVLEEIWRNQILDVDGNLGPNEHVFNWSGFVGENGPEILSLTFDESGEMYIGQSRDEAIYMLNAGTYFYPQILDAPVTSLTWGNGNFLYINKHSDDPTVRTLVRVETTINGAIYYGR, encoded by the coding sequence ATGCGTAATTTGATACACGTTTTATTTGTTCTGTTTTCATTTATTGTTTTTAGCTGTGAAGAAAAACAGGATAATGAAGTTTGGCCTCCAAACTATTCAGCAGAGGAACCTAGGCCGGTAATCACAAAAATATACCCAGATCCTGCTACAAGTGACCAAAATGCGGTTTCTTTTGCCGGCGTTGGAATTGTGTATATTGAAGGGCAGAACTTTTCAAGCACTGTCAACGGAAACAGGGTTCATTTTGATGGGAAATTAGGTGAAACGTTGGAGGCAAGTACAACGCTTTTAAAGGTTCGAATGTCCAACGTATGGGGTGATTCTGTAAAAGTCCATGTTAACTCGGCCGGTGCTATTTTATATGCAGATTATAATGGACAACACTATTACTCTCCATTTAGGGCTAAAAATGCTGTACCAACTTATTTTGCCATTGACCAAGATATAGACGTTTCGGGCCTAGCTGTTGATGCTAACGAAAATGTTTATGTGCTTACCCTGGAGAAAAAAATATTAAAAATAAGCCATCCGGATAGTCCAGCAGTTGAATATGGGGATGCAATTTTTATCGTTACACCTTGCATGCGAATTGGCCCGGATTCGCTAATATACATGACCAGGGGTACAAAAAGCTTGTATACTGTTGCTGAAGGAGGAAAAACTAAAAAGCTAATCTCCTATAATAATAATGTTGCCCAAATTGATTTTGATGAAAACAAAAATTTATTTGCTGGAGGAAAAGGAGAGACACTTGAGGTTTTAAAAAACTCTGATGGTACCGATGAGACAGTTGCTGAATATCCTGGGTATACAATCACTGCTTTGCGCGTTTATGATGGCTATGTATATGCTGCAATGAAATATAACCGTTTGCCAGGAGTAGATATTGATTATGATAGTACCGCAGTTCTGGAAGAAATTTGGCGCAATCAAATCCTTGATGTTGATGGTAATTTAGGGCCAAATGAACACGTGTTTAACTGGTCTGGTTTTGTTGGGGAAAATGGCCCTGAAATACTATCGCTTACTTTTGACGAAAGTGGTGAGATGTATATTGGTCAAAGTAGAGATGAAGCTATATATATGTTAAATGCCGGTACTTATTTTTATCCACAAATATTAGATGCTCCTGTTACAAG
- a CDS encoding PorV/PorQ family protein, with protein MKNQSKIIISFLAVLLSLSNLIGQTKLGQTGFQFLSVNTDARATAMGNAYTTVTGKSSSLFYNPAGMADMSGLVDVSFSTMEWIANINYNALTLSFSPERGQYGVFGISVTTIDYGNDIHGTQVWGNNDGFIETGLIDANAIAIGFGYARSLTEKFSVGGQVKWVSQHLGESVIPGEGVKKNLADVLAFDFGTIFKTGFKSLAIGMSVRNFSEEIKFEKESLQLPLTFKIGVSANVNDYFEFLPESQSLLMSVDAVHPRSFDEYLNIGLEYTPIEMAALRFGYISAQDEQGVSFGAGLNWEGLGIDYSFTPFGVFDSVQRYSISYSY; from the coding sequence ATGAAGAATCAGAGCAAAATAATAATCTCCTTTTTAGCGGTATTATTGTCTTTGTCAAATCTTATTGGACAGACAAAGCTTGGACAGACCGGTTTCCAATTTCTTAGTGTAAATACTGATGCACGGGCCACAGCCATGGGTAATGCATATACAACCGTAACTGGTAAATCGTCATCATTGTTTTATAATCCGGCAGGGATGGCAGATATGTCTGGTTTGGTTGATGTTTCTTTTTCAACAATGGAATGGATTGCCAACATAAACTATAATGCACTAACGTTATCGTTTAGCCCGGAACGTGGCCAATATGGTGTTTTTGGAATAAGTGTTACAACAATAGATTATGGAAACGATATTCATGGAACACAGGTTTGGGGAAATAATGATGGTTTTATTGAAACGGGTTTAATCGATGCAAATGCTATTGCCATTGGTTTTGGGTATGCTCGTAGTCTAACTGAAAAATTTTCTGTTGGTGGTCAGGTTAAATGGGTAAGTCAACATCTTGGTGAAAGTGTTATTCCGGGAGAAGGTGTTAAAAAAAACCTGGCAGATGTCCTGGCATTTGATTTTGGAACAATTTTCAAAACAGGCTTTAAGAGCCTTGCAATTGGTATGTCGGTTCGCAACTTTTCAGAAGAAATTAAATTTGAAAAAGAAAGTCTTCAACTTCCATTAACATTTAAAATCGGTGTTTCTGCCAATGTAAATGATTATTTTGAATTTTTACCGGAATCACAAAGTCTCCTTATGTCAGTTGATGCGGTCCACCCGCGCTCATTTGATGAATACTTAAATATCGGTTTAGAATACACTCCCATTGAAATGGCCGCTTTGAGGTTTGGTTATATTTCTGCACAAGATGAACAAGGGGTTTCATTTGGTGCCGGTTTAAATTGGGAGGGATTAGGAATTGATTATTCCTTTACCCCATTTGGTGTTTTTGATTCAGTTCAACGTTATTCAATATCATATTCATATTAA